A single genomic interval of Mesoplodon densirostris isolate mMesDen1 chromosome 20, mMesDen1 primary haplotype, whole genome shotgun sequence harbors:
- the SLC20A2 gene encoding sodium-dependent phosphate transporter 2, whose amino-acid sequence MATDEYLWMVILGFFIAFILAFSVGANDVANSFGTAVGSGVVTLRQACILASIFETTGSVLLGAKVGETIRKGIIDVNLYNHTVQTLMAGEVSAMVGSAVWQLIASFLRLPISGTHCIVGATIGFSLVAIGTKGVQWMELVKIVASWFISPLLSGFMSGVLFVLIRMFILKKEDPVPNGLRALPVFYAATIAINVFSIMYTGAPVLGLVLPMWAIVLISFGVALLFALFVWLFVCPWMRRKIAGKLQKESALSRVSDESLNKIQEAESPVFKELPGARAHDDSTVPLTGSAAEPSGTSESTTGGHHPRVPYGRALSMTHGAKSPVSNGTFGFDGPARGDGHVYHTVHKDSGLYKDLLHRIRDERPAPDGAPRLLRRNNSYTCYTAAICGLPGLATRRGEVPAPEDSEKLVADAVAYSRRRLRYDSYSSYCNAVAEAEIEAEEGGVEVRLATPLAEPEPPHDDAADDEKEEKDSAEVHLLFHFLQVLTACFGSFAHGGNDVSNAIGPLVALWLIYEQGAVLQEAVTPVWLLFYGGVGICTGLWVWGRRVIQTMGKDLTPITPSSGFTIELASAFTVVTASNVGLPVSTTHCKVGSVVAVGWIRSRKAVDWRLFRNIFVAWFVTVPVAGLFSAAVMALLVYGILPFV is encoded by the exons ATGGCCACAGATGAGTATCTGTGGATGGTCATCTTGGGTTTTTTCATAGCTTTTATCTTGGCGTTTTCCGTGGGTGCCAATGATGTTGCCAATTCGTTTGGTACCGCTGTGGGCTCGGGTGTGGTGACCTTGAGGCAGGCTTGCATCCTGGCTTCAATCTTTGAAACCACCGGCTCGGTGTTACTGGGGGCCAAAGTCGGAGAGACCATCCGGAAAGGCATCATTGACGTGAACCTGTACAACCACACCGTGCAGACACTCATGGCCGGGGAGGTCAGTGCCATGGTCG GCTCCGCCGTCTGGCAGCTCATTGCATCCTTTCTGAGGCTCCCGATCTCGGGGACTCACTGCATTGTTGGGGCCACCATTGGATTCTCCCTCGTAGCAATTGGTACAAAAGGTGTGCAGTGGATGGAGCTGGTCAAGATTG TTGCTTCTTGGTTTATATCTCCGCTGTTGTCTGGTTTCATGTCTGGCGTGCTGTTTGTACTGATCAGAATGTTCATCTTAAAAAAG GAGGACCCCGTTCCCAACGGCCTCCGGGCGCTTCCCGTGTTCTATGCCGCTACCATCGCGATCAATGTGTTTTCCATCATGTACACAGGAGCCCCAG TGCTGGGCCTGGTCCTTCCCATGTGGGCGATCGTGCTCATCTCCTTCGGGGTCGCGCTGCTGTTCGCCCTCTTCGTGTGGCTCTTTGTGTGTCCGTGGATGCGGAGAAAGATAGCAG gcaaattacaaaaagaaagtgCTTTATCGCGAGTCTCTGATGAAAGCCTCAACAAAATTCAGGAAGCAGAGTCCCCAGTGTTTAAAGAGCTACCGGGTGCCAGGGCTCATGACGACAGCACCGTCCCCCTCACCGGGTCGGCCGCGGAGCCGTCCGGGACCTCAGAAAGCACGACAGGGGGACACCACCCCCGCGTACCGTACG GCCGGGCGCTGTCCATGACGCACGGCGCCAAGTCGCCCGTGTCTAACGGGACCTTCGGCTTCGACGGCCCGGCGCGCGGCGACGGCCATGTGTACCACACGGTGCACAAGGACTCGGGGCTCTACAAGGACCTGCTGCACCGCATCCGCGATGAGCGGCCGGCGCCGGACGGGGCCCCGCGGCTGCTGCGGCGCAACAACAGCTACACGTGCTACACGGCGGCCATCTGCGGGCTGCCCGGCCTGGCCACGCGCCGCGGCGAAGTGCCCGCGCCCGAGGACAGCGAGAAGCTGGTGGCCGACGCCGTGGCCTACTCCCGCCGGCGGCTGCGCTACGACAGCTACTCCAGCTACTGCAACGCCGTGGCCGAGGCCGAGATCGAGGCCGAGGAGGGCGGCGTGGAGGTGCGCCTGGCCACCCCGCTGGCCGAGCCCGAGCCGCCGCACGACGACGCGGCGGACGacgagaaggaggagaaggactCGGCCGAGGTCCACCTGCTCTTCCACTTCCTGCAGGTCCTCACCGCCTGCTTCGGCTCCTTCGCGCACGGCGGCAACGACGTGAG TAATGCCATTGGTCCCCTGGTAGCTCTGTGGCTGATTTACGAACAAGGTGCGGTCCTACAAGAAGCAGTGACTCCCGTCTGGCTGCTGTTTTACGGAGGGGTTGGAATTTGTACAGGCCTCTGGGTTTGGGGGAGAAGAGTGATCCAGACCATGGGGAAGGACCTCACCCCCATCACGCCGTCCAG CGGCTTCACCATCGAGCTGGCCTCAGCGTTCACCGTGGTCACCGCCTCCAACGTCGGGCTGCCCGTCAGCACCACGCACTGCAAG GTGGGTTCGGTGGTGGCCGTGGGCTGGATTCGCTCGCGCAAGGCCGTGGACTGGCGCCTCTTCCGGAACATCTTTGTGGCCTGGTTCGTGACCGTGCCTGTAGCAGGGCTGTTCAGTGCTGCTGTCATGGCTCTGCTCGTGTACGGGATCCTTCCGTTCGTGTGA